The genomic segment TTCTGAAGGCTATCAGTCCTGTATGTGCACAGCTAGCTTATTACACAATGTTCATCAAGTTTGCTGCAAGACAGGTGGGGGAGGACACATTTCGTCAACAGGGGCCATGAACGGTCCTAGTCTCGGCGCTGAGGGCTGTGGTTATATTGATACAAATTAAAACAAAATCAAGATAGATATCGACGCAATAGTCTTCCACTTGATTGCACAAATCGATCAATCTTTTGCCATCGTCAAAAGATGAATCAAAAACAAATGTCCCTAGCAAGGCTCGAACTTGCGACCTTTGGATATCCCGACCTGAAGGCAGGGTCATATAGAGAGAATATGAGACCAACGCTCTACCGACTGAGCCATAGAGACAGCGTTGTATTTGAGCCTCGCTTATAGTAATAAGTAGGGTAGTTGAGCACCCGAGCACCACAATTACGGGGCCGCAGCCGGCCAGACCCGGAATTCGAGGCCGAACCCATCATGACAGCCGGACATGGTGCAGCCCAGGAGCCTAAGTGCCTGCGAAGGGTACACACCGGGGCTCATAAATGCTCAATCATGGTGTATCAATCACTCTCAGGATTCGGTGAATTGTTGCCATTAGCTCCGGTTCCCCTTCCGCCAAAAGATTTATTGTGCCTGCCAACTCAGCTACTACCCCAGATAGCAAGGAGTTTCCTCGTGTTGATTGTGAATGAGGATTGGGGGATATTAGCAGGCCCTCACGGATTTCAGAAAAGGCGTGTCTGTGTAGATTTGAGCGCACCTGCCGAGAGAGCGGCAAATGGCTCCGCCGGATGAGCATCTGCCCACCAAGGCTTCCTCTGGGCTTGTGGATTTGATGTACTCCGAGTCAAACAAATGTTCAGATTGCCAAAGAGATGTTTGGATCGTCAACCTGCTGATGTCCGTGGTTGGCTTCAATGCTAAGGTCCTTCAAGACACGTTAAACGTGTCTCACTGTTAGCCAGCTCTAGAAGCCAACTCTTGCTCAGGTAATGACTTTCATGTTACAGTGACTTGTGACCACCCCTGATGAAAAGACCACTTCTATCCGTAGTGCTATGGATAGCCAATAATCACCAAGGTCTGTTTTCGTGTATCCTCATTGCCCACGAGCAGTCCCCCTCATCCTCTCACCACGCCGCGTGTTCTCcggtttctcttcttccacttccaGCACGCCTTCCCAGGACAATATCCCAAGCAAAACCCACCGCTTGATGAGAAAGTCTCACAAGCTCATCGATATCCTTCTTCGTTCCGCTGGCACATCATCACTAATCGtcggggacgacgacggcactGACGCGTTTAGCTGACCGCCCgacctcccccctccctacACTTAAATCCTAGTCTGGACCCTTCTCGCGAACTGCGCCACAGTGAACACCCATTttgccttttctttttctcgccctcgcctccggGGATGGGCAGCCAGCTTCAGCTCCCACTTCGTCTGAATCTCCCAGGTCTGCACATTCTCATGGAGGGATGCAGGGTGTCTATCACATGAAACAATAGGGCAGGCTCAAGCTTCGGGTCGTCATCGACATGGGATGACTGGAGGTCTCTCACCGGCTTCACTACCGTTGTCAACTCTTGGCTCTTGAATCCgcatcctcggcgtcctATTCCTCGCTTGGCTGTCTTCACAACTCTCTACTACCTTCGAATGCCTCTCGTCTCTGGTTGACATCCACATACCTTGAAATCAAAGGCTAGCGAAGCATGAACAGAAAGAGCCCCAAGCCTCCCACCGCTTCACCACATCGTGACGCCATTGGTCCGCCAGTCTCATGTTACTCCCAGTAAGGTTCGCCATGTTGGAAACCCCCTGCGAAGCGAGACCTCTTCCTGCCGTTGCGAGTGAGATGTGAATTCCGTCTTTGCGGCGTTTGGTGTAGGGGAATCCTTGGTGGTCGCCTCCCAGCCGAGATGTGCTTTGACGGGGTATATATCATGCTCACGAGCTCTGCTTGGGGCTGGTATACTCCAGATACTGTACCCCGTCAGGTTGGCAGAGATATCAGCTAAGAGCTGCATAAGAATACCCAGTCTTGCCAGTGGTTAACATCATCAACTGTCTCCATTCAATACTCGATACCTGTCCCAATTCTCACAAACACGGCGATCATCATGATCTTCAGGCACAAGCGCAAGCCCACGGCTCAAGAGGCAGAGTCACAATCCACctactcctcctcgcccgacacatcctcctcttcttcctcctcagcAGCCCGCTCGACCCTCTCACgccgcctctccctctctcacacCCTTTCCTCCCTGCGGCCCCGACCCCCCGATCCCGACGCCCCGCCCGTCATCAAACCACCGGGccgcggcatcggcgcccaCGTCCACAAGATCACGACCACAGCCGGCATCCCcttcaacaaggccgcccacctcgtcggcgccgagggctgGTTCCCGCAGACCATGCCTCGGGAGTgcgccaaggccgcccgcATCCTCCGCTCCTTCACCGACCAGCCCCTCGGCGACACGGAGCCGGCCCCGTCCCACGCCCGCGGCGAGCCCTTCCACCCCCTTGGCGTCACCCGCCGGTCCATCGTCACGATCCCGTACCCGGTCCTCGCCCACtgcgccggcctcgccatcttcaacacCCTCCGCGCGGGCGCCTACATgggctccctcgccgccggatccggcctcgtcgtcgcccgccgcccagaCGGCACctggtcgccgccctcgtcttTCGTCGTCTCCACGCTCGGCGCGGGTTTCATGTTCGGCCTCGACATCTACGACTGCGTCCTGGTCCTTAACACGCccgcccaggtcgccgccttcacccACCCGCGCATCTCCCTTGGCGCCGAGACCTCGGTGGCCATCGGCCCCGTCGGcacgggcggcgccgtcgaggccgccgttTCGAGGACCTCGCGGTCCATGTACAGCTACATGAAGTCCCGCGGGTTGTGGGCAGGCGTTCAGGTCGACGGCACTATCATCCTCGCGAGGCAGGACTGCAACAGCGTGGCGTACAACGAACGCGGCATCTCGGCCCGGAAGATCCTGCAGACGCAGGCTGAATGGCCCGAGGGCTCGATGCCGCTGTGGCAGACGCTGATCGCGCTCGAGGGGCGGTATGCGATGGACCCGGACATTGCAAGGGAGCTGGCGATGATGGGGCCGCCGGGGGATTTCACGCCGCcgatggaggaggacgaggaagaggagccTGCGCCGGCCTACACGCCTCGGGCCGCACCGCAATTCCGGTCTACTtacggcggcgaggagggcgtcatGAATGCGAATCAAAATGGCGTGGAGCCGAGTGCCGAACAAAAGGAGATGATGCTCCGCCGGGGGGCTTAGGCGAGTCACCGGGGGTTGTACATATCTTGGTGTTTTCATGTGTACCTGCTTGGAGCCTTGAAGCTATTGGGTCAGGTTGGTTTTGAGCTCGTCTTTCGCTCCGAACACTGACCGGGCAAAATGGGCTTGATCTCATTGTCGAAGCGCTATCCAAGAATGACAGTTCAACTAGCTTCCTATTTCACGACGTCTCATATCTACGCACTTAATTCACTTTCGTCACACACAGAATCCATGAGGTCCAGTTCCAAAGCGGGGAATTCCAATCCAAGCTTCCGGGGTTTGCCTGTTTAGCCAGGGATCTCCTTGAACATCTGCAGCCGCAAATGCCAGGATGTCTTCCCAATGTCAGAGGTCCAGACTCCGGGTCCAGCCAAGGCTAGATGATGGCCAGTTGCTTATGTTAAGAGGTAGAGTTCATCTAGACAACTACCCTTCCATCTCACAAGGTTATCATGATGCCGCTCCGAGAGTTATTTCACCGTTGAGACCACAAGATGCTTCCCCTCGGATGCAAAGTTATTGGGGTCTTACTAAGACGCGTCGTTATTGCCAATGAATGGAACTGACGGCGAATTTCCAAGCTCCCGGTGTCCTCGGCACCCCGAGCGGAGTCGAAATGCACCATCTTGACCTCAATGGTGATACTCGAGGGGCCGGTGGACCCTTGGTCGTGCacgccctggccttggccacGAACTCTCGGACTATCCTTGACAGCCGGTGCCACGCAGCAATCAATATCACACAAGGACATGCAGTCGAATCGTTCCAGTATCGTTAATCAATGCCAAGTCAACACCAAGGCTTGCCTTGCCATTATCTATCGTAGCCCCGTCTAGCCCTAGCCCCAGCTACGTACAGTCGTCGTACACCAACTACAAGTACAAGCCCTCAGGCTCACTCTCCTGCTTGGTGCGCAGGACTCTCTCTCTGGCCGACCGGAAGTCGGCCATCTGCACGCGCATGCGGCGCTCACGAAGGGCCAACAGACCCGCCTCAGAGCAAATGGCCTTGATGTCGGCACCAGAGAGGTCGTCCTTCTGCGAGATGAACTCCTCAaggtcgacatcgtcgttAAGCGACATCTTGGATGTGTGAAGAGTGAAGATCTTGCGCTTGGTGTTCTGATCGGGGTTCTCGAAGAGAATCTTTCGGTCGATACGGCCGGGACGGATCAGGGCCGGGTCGAGCGTCTCGATCTTGTTCGTGGCCATAATGACCTTGACGTCGCCGCGATCGTCGAAACCGTCGAGCTGGTTGAGGAGCTCCAGCATGGTTCGCTGGACTTCACGCTCACCACCCGAAGTCGAGTCGTAACGCTTCGTGCCAATAGCATCGATTTCGTCGATAAACACGATCGAGGGAGCAttctcgccggcgacctAGGGTTGTCAGTAAAGAACGAGAAGACAGTTGTGGAGTCGAACGTACCTGGAATAGCTGACGGACAAGGCGAGGACCGTCACCAAGGTACTTCTGGATAAGCTCACTTCCCACTATACGCAGGAAAGTGGCCGAGGTCTGGTTGGCGACAGCCTTGGCAAGCAGCGTCTTTCCGGTACCGGGAGCACCGTAAAGGATGACACCCTTGGGAGGCTTGATACCCATCTCTTCGTACAGCTCGGGATGCAGCAGAGGCAGCTCCACC from the Colletotrichum destructivum chromosome 10, complete sequence genome contains:
- a CDS encoding Putative AAA+ ATPase domain, ATPase, AAA-type, core, nucleic acid-binding protein, yielding MGQNQSGMGGGGDGKDEKDKKKEKPKYEPPPRPTTRVGRKKRKAAGTSAAAKLPAVFPTSRCKLRLLRMQRIHDHLILEEEYVENQERLRRAKAAKEGAAIGPEGDVDRMADERGRVDDMRGSPMGVGTLEEMIDDDHAIVSSTTGPEYYVSIMSFVDKDLLEPGASVLLHHKSVSIVGVLTDDADPLVSVMKLDKAPTESYADIGGLEQQIQEVRESVELPLLHPELYEEMGIKPPKGVILYGAPGTGKTLLAKAVANQTSATFLRIVGSELIQKYLGDGPRLVRQLFQVAGENAPSIVFIDEIDAIGTKRYDSTSGGEREVQRTMLELLNQLDGFDDRGDVKVIMATNKIETLDPALIRPGRIDRKILFENPDQNTKRKIFTLHTSKMSLNDDVDLEEFISQKDDLSGADIKAICSEAGLLALRERRMRVQMADFRSARERVLRTKQESEPEGLYL
- a CDS encoding Putative ysc84 actin-binding domain-containing protein, with amino-acid sequence MIFRHKRKPTAQEAESQSTYSSSPDTSSSSSSSAARSTLSRRLSLSHTLSSLRPRPPDPDAPPVIKPPGRGIGAHVHKITTTAGIPFNKAAHLVGAEGWFPQTMPRECAKAARILRSFTDQPLGDTEPAPSHARGEPFHPLGVTRRSIVTIPYPVLAHCAGLAIFNTLRAGAYMGSLAAGSGLVVARRPDGTWSPPSSFVVSTLGAGFMFGLDIYDCVLVLNTPAQVAAFTHPRISLGAETSVAIGPVGTGGAVEAAVSRTSRSMYSYMKSRGLWAGVQVDGTIILARQDCNSVAYNERGISARKILQTQAEWPEGSMPLWQTLIALEGRYAMDPDIARELAMMGPPGDFTPPMEEDEEEEPAPAYTPRAAPQFRSTYGGEEGVMNANQNGVEPSAEQKEMMLRRGA